CAGATCCATGATCTGCTGTGTACTGTCTGCATTTGCCCCACATCTTTCTTTGATGAGCTTTTTGATGGCCATTGTTTCAGCTCTTAAATCTGGTAGAGTTTGCAACTCCAACTTTTTCGCTAGCCTTTCAAGTATGGCTCCATCTGCGTTCCTGTCGTCCCTTTTTGAGAGCACAACCATCAAATCCATGGCAAGCTCCATGTCTTGAGTATCAATTCTCCTCTTAGCTCTTCTTAGTTGCAAACTCATCAACTCAACctcgagaaaaaaaaagaaacaaaaataagtGAGAATGAAAAGCTATCCATTTCtagattaagagaaaaaaaaaacaccccCCCACATGTTGAATTTAAAAAGTAGTGATCTAagatgttcaaaaaaaaaaaatatcgattccttttatctttttttgggTGCTTAATTAGAGATATTTATCCTTCTTCGTTTGGGTATACTTTTTGAGTTTTGTGAAAAGCATTTAGAATTATTGATAATTCAATCAAATCTTTAAGACATAAAAACAAAAATTAAGCCTAtttaatatattgaaataatTCAGTAGAGCAATTAACATCAGCAACTTAGGAAAAGATGGCTACCTGTTCTTTGACTTCATCCGAAATAACAAGCGCATCATACGGCATGCCCTCTAATGCCTGATTCATTCTGTCATATACCATATGAAACCTGCCCATTACCGCCTCGCTCTCCAATGCCTAAAAACCACCAGAAGTAGAGAGATAGAAAGGACTCAGATCAAATAGGAACTCAGAACACGAAAGGGATTTGGAGATCGTGAACATCATTCGATTCACACGAAGCGCAAACCAGATAGATCTTGCTCCCGTCGTGGCAGCACCTCAGCAACTTCCTGGCAGCGGAGAACGCCTTAAGCAGGCCACAAAGCCGGGCGTAGGCGGCGTCGGGGATAGGGTACTCGAGGTCCTGCAACTCCTCCAGCAGCGGCGCCACCAGCTTCATCCGCCGCACCAGGTTGAAGGACTCCTTCCGCTGCGTCCGCCGGTACTCCCCGAATGACCCAACGGAGTCGATGATCTCCAGCAGCTCCCCGACCAGGTCGGCCACGTCGtgctcctccccctcctctcttCCTGCGCCGGCCGCCATCGCCGCGGGGTTGGTCTTCTCCCCCTCCACGTCTCCCATGCTAAGACTAGGTTCAGTAGTTGGAACAAGGAACCGAGGAGGTCGGGTCGATCATGGGGACGACGACTGGAGGGCTGGCGCACAAGAAACCCCAATCCGAACGCTTGTTTCCAAATTTGTACCGGAGAAGGTTTCGGAGAGACGACGGATGGAGAATAATTCTCGCGCGCGCTTCCGCTTCCGCTTCGATGATATAAGAATAAAGGAGGGGATGTTTACCACCCGTTGGTTCGTTGGAGTTCTGCGAGAGGGGACGACTCCGGAAAGCATCGGAGCAACCTGCAGCTATAATTAGTCTGTTGCCGGTTTGGAGCTGTTGGTAGGCCGTTAGCACTGTAACGCCCATCAAACTTGAAACTGAATCACCGCCAGTAATTCGATTTTACATAAAATAGATAGatgtctttttcattttttgTAAATATATTTGATAGAAAAACATATTTAGGAAATTATTAATAGAACAGTGTCATCCGATAAAGATGAATTACTAAATAATTTTCTAAGTGAATTGCCACTTATatgatttttcatccaaatttatATCTCTTGGGATATTTCTTGAGGTCATGATTTTTCTTTCTCTTAGATTGAATGAAagtttcatttcatattttttaaatttctaaaataatatcatctaaaattataatattatcaaaataatttagtGAGAAATCAATATTATTTGTATTTCTATAaggtgaaattttatttatttatttattttaaaaaatttattttgtatttacttatttattttatatttgggctataaatttttttataaccgTCACTATTAATATCATGAGTCAAATTCATACTTTTTATTTGGATTTATCGGTTTTATCCTTTCAGAGTTAGCTCCAAAAAGATCTTATAAACCCTTAGTTCTTAATACTCCTCAATCAACTCAATATGAGACTAAATAATCTTATCGCTATTAAATTTTTAGCCCTTAATTGCTTTTATTGATAGTGGAAATCATAAGATCTCCGAGCATAGCATAGCATGCTACAAACAAAGTGATGATCTTAATCCTATATCACTGTTTATTCCGAAACAACATGCTGCTTGCTGTTCTTTCCCTGAAACATGGATGAAAGATGAGCCATCATCACTCCTCCACCAGCTGCTTCAGATTGATGGGAGCAGCAAACTCCAAGGAGCCACCGTAAAACGCCAACCCCGCCCTCGCCGACGTCGCATGCGTCGGGTGGATCCTATCCCAGAAAAGGTACTGGTTGCGGTTCCTGCAGTAGGTGGTGTTCGGCGAGCAACCCGCTTCTGCTCCCAGCTTCCCGCCTCCGCAGCATGCGCTCTTCACATCCTTGTACCCTAAACAAGCACGAACGTACGCTACTCGTCAGATGATATGATCTCGCGGAAGCATTAATGTGGTAGCAGTCGAAGCTTACGTACCGACGCCCGCGGGATCGGCAATCATGCTGAGAACGACGTTGTAAGAGCTTCCGATCGTGTACCTCACGCCGTCCAACTCGGAGGAGAGGTTGGCCAAGAGAAGCTTGATTCGGTCGTTGACACCCTTGGCCAAGCCGTTGAGTCCGTCGATGCATGCTCCTAAGGGATGCTGGCTTCTCGAGTACGGACAGCACCCGATGGGCGGCACGTCGATGAACGCGAACTTCCTCGCTCCAAGATCATACAGCGCCTGCCGACGACAGAGAAGGAGTGATCGTAAGATGTGGGTCGGAGCATTAATTACGTCTAGTTTGAACAGTGTGCACCTTCAGATGGACGCTGTAGTTAGCCACCATGGCATCGTAGAACTGTTGCGTCTCGGCAGCGCTGGGAGAGCTGTTGGTGGCGAAGAAGAAGGCGAAGACGTCGTTGCCGCCGGAGCTGATGAGGAAGACGGATCGGGACAGCAGATATTTCGCCCTGGACGCGTTGGTATGCGACACGATGTTCGATGCGAGCGCTGCAAAGTCTTGTACTTGCTTTGTCATGGTTATCGTACTCCCCTGGTGGATCGGGACGGAATGCAGGGGTGATCAAACGAAGGAGGAGATGGCCAAGCGAAAGAAAGATCATGAGCGGCATGCATGCTTACTGTGGTGTCGAGAATTCCGGATCCACCAGACGCAAAGTTGACGCCTCTCAGGCCTCTCAGGATCGGCGTGTGGGTTTCGTTGACGATAGAAAGATACGGCGGTGGGCTCCTTCGGAAACCCATATGGATTGCTGCACATACATGTCCAAGACAACAATCGTTCATACAGCAAGAAAGCGGAACACAGTGAGTGGACAACACGTCATACGAAAGCAACTTGAAACTCCACATATGGTTGGTAAATAGCACCCATCAGTTTTGTTGTGTTGCGATCTCATCAGGCGTGGTGATGGAACGTTCCCTACTGGACTGGTCTTTACCATATGGAAAGATAAGGCTTGCTCACTTTCTGATCTCTTGCATCATCCTTTTGTCTTCATCATGAGCAGCTGTGCATGGTGAGTGACTTCCACTATGAGCTTTGGTAGAGTTTgtttgtaggtcatcaaagatggTATAAAGATGTCATCTCGGTCATTCATTTATCTCAGAGAAACGATGAACTTGTAACTAAAGCCATGTCCATTAATGGCATAAAAGTTGCAGGCTTTCACCACCCTTAACTAAGTTACATCAAGTACAGCTTGCTGGGTTATATCATACTATAAAAGAACCTATGATTCCTTCcttaatacacacacacactgtaGCACCTCATTCTTCATGTGCAGACTCCTTTTTCTTTAATACAGACCATTCTTTATCTTGCAAAGACATGCTTTTCCAGTGGCTCTGTGACTCCTTTTCTATACAATGGATCATCTCAAGAAATCCATATCATCTTTTGATCATCTCAACCAATCTAACAGTTCATTAGTTCTAAACCGAATCGAAACCGCGGTTCGATTTCAGTtcttgattttaaaatattaaaatcgatTATTTCGGTTTCAAATCGATTAAatagataaaataaaattgaaactaaaatttagatttaaaatttactttaatttttttcttctaaaaaataaaaatcagtaGATCAAACTAAACCAGCGATTGTCATTCCGAACCGAAACCATCTGGAAACGCGGCCACCCCTACCCATGAGCCTTGTGTTCTTGTGCTTCTTCTATGTTGATGGACATTGCTCGGCTAAACGTACACTATCAGGAGAACTACTTACATATGAGCTCAAAAGCATGATCATGATGTCAAGGAAGGCGGACGTACCCATGAAATCGACGCCGTTGTAGCCGTTGCTGAACCTTCCGGTCGGCCTCTGGTGCGGGAAGTCAATGCCGTAGTGAGGGAAGTTTGCCTTGGCGTCATCTCCCGGCAAGTAGTTGTTGTTGCCGACGTCCGCCGTGGAGTCGCCGAAGACGTAAACCGCGGGAACCTTCGGCTCGGCGGAGACGACGACAgcaaggaggagggggaggaggaggaggagaaggagatgaaGGACCGGCCTCATCGCCGCTGCAGCAATTATTGGCCCCTCTACTTTGCGCAGGGTGGAGAAGGTGGCCTCTCTACTTTGCGGTGGGGGAGGCATTTATAGATAAACGTCAAGAGGAACTCCTCATTATGGCGCGTACTTTGTCTTCTTACATGACGGCGAAATGCCAGTGTGAACTGTGAACGTTGACCGTGGACTTTGACTCGATCCGCTCACGTTTGTAGCCGAAAGGCCATTTCATCTACGTGTCATTGGAAATTTGATGGAAACACATTATGCATTATACATTAAACGAATGTAGAATTTGAATCTATTGACACATTTGTTTAGAATCGATATAATAGTTTATCGTAGCAAAAACAAATCATTATTTATAGGGATTAATTAGAGACACCTATTCATTGTCCATATTATTATAATAACATCTTGAATCCTCAtgtaatcaaataataataataataataataataataaataaaactgAATTAAATATGCAAGAGCTTAACTGTTGTAGTTGTCGATCGAGCTGTCGACTGATAGGTGTTAACCACGTAGCATCAAGGTATTGACTACATGATGGATAGGTATCGATCATATAACATTGGATAATCAACTATGTGATTGGTACGTATTGATCACGTAATGTTAGATTATCGATTACATATGTATCGATTATATCATTATTCCACTGTCACAACAAAATTATCTCTGTTTTTGTTTTTGCATTAGTGTCTCAATTTTATTTAACaaatttttatatctttttatttttcaaatcaatcataatatttatttaaaactacaaaataaaatatttatgaatcgGTACAGTATAAAGAcgagataaataaaaataaaaaaaacaaagtaataaaataatatttcacaTCACGATTCTTCTTTATGACCCATTCGGATCACGCGATCCACTATTTAAATCCTATAACATCAATGACACTCCGCAACGAATTGGTCTTAATAAATACTTAGTCGGAGTCAATATCGGTGGCTAATTAATTAAtaaggtatatatatatttatatattttttaattaataaggTTGAGTTCATGTGGAGATGTGGTGTACCAATTAAAGTGCTTTTGGGACTTTATAGCTTACTAAAATGGATCAAGTGCTCGGCCAGGCTGTGCTCACTGTGAACTCGGACCGCCTGCCATCTGTGATCGCAAATAAAAGACTAAGCTGGCAAGAATCATTAGATTATATGATAAATTATAGAACAAGAATAATGTAGCCCGATATGGTTCTCCATATATGATTAGGTACTATTGTGAGGGTCACTCAAATGAAAAATGCACATCTCTTTCAATCATTCTCACACTTAAAATGGAGATTTCAATGTCAAAGCCTTCTCAAGGACTAGGAATGATGAGCTTTTTTTGTGTGTAGTAACTTTTCTTCTACTTAGATCCTCTATAGAGTCATTTTCTTTGCATTTTAATTATgaggagattcataaaatataaagGTTTATGAAAGAGTTTCTATGTTTATTAGAAACCATTTCTTAATAGAACATCTAACTTTAAATGGCAACAAAAAAATAAACAGCTACatatataagaaagaataaaCACTTGTCAAGAAATCTTCCCATGCGCTTTAGCATTTAATTATGGACATTAtgaatatgaaatatattttgaggTGTTCATAGAACTCCatatctaaaaaaaaatcatttattaCTAGAACATCTTATTTTACATCACCGTGAAAAATAAATAGCTACTGATTATTTTCTGAGTCATCCATAACCAAATTAAGGCTTCAAAATAGAGTGTATATTATACACaaaattcttctcttttcttGCTAATTTCCTTTTGGTCCAATGTGTTTGTGAACAAAACTACAACATGGAAGAGGCATGGTTGTCTGTTTAGTCATGCAACATACAATTCTGCTTTGCCATCAATGAACAGGCTCATGAACTCGTCTCCGTCGACAGTCTCCTTCTCGATGAGAAGCTGTGCCAGCTTGTGGAGGATATCGCTGTGGGTGGTTATGATTTGCTTGGCCCTGGAATAAGCCCTCTCCACAAGCTCTCGCACCTCAGCATCAACCACATCAGCAGTTGCCATGGAATAATCTTTTTGAGTTGACATCTATCAAACAACACAATCATGCGTGCCATCATCAGTACAAGCCTGGATATATAAAGATCTAGGAACATAAGCTGAAATGGCTACATGTTCAAATACCTGTTGACCCAGGAATGGATTACCACCAGACCCACCTATGGCTACCTGTCCAATCTTTTTGCTGAATCCAAACCTCTCAACCATCTGTCTTGCCACTCTTGAAACCTGCATGAAGTCATTTGAAGCTCCTGTTGTGACATTCTCTTGTCCGAAGATCACCTCTTCTGCCACCCTGAAATGCAGCAAAAATACTTGGTTGATGGATGTAGTTATGACGTACAAAAGAGTTGGAGAAGTTTAGTGGGGAATATCCTTGCTCTTCTTTCTAACCTTCCTCCGAGGGCAACAGCCATTTGGTTCTCTAGGTAACTTCTGCTGTAAAGTCCTGACTCAAGTCTCTCCTCACTTGGGGCAAAGAATGTAAGACCACCAGCTTGACCTCGAGGAATAATGGAGATCTTGGCAACTGGATCATACTCGGGCATGAGTGCCCCCACAAGGGCATGTCCAGCCTCTAACAAAACATTGAAATATCATTTCATTTGAAACATATGGCAAACTGTAAAAATTGAAGCTCAGTTTATGAGACactaaccatgatatgctaccagCTTCTTCTTCTCATCTGATACAACTGCGTTTTTCTTTTCAGGTCCTGCAATTATTCTCTCCAGAGCATCTGAAATTTCATCCTTGCTTATCTCCTTTAGGTCTCGTCTGGCTGCAAGAATAGCTGCTTCGTTCATCAGGTTTTGCAAGTCAGCTCCAGTGAAACCAGGGGTTCTTCtagcaattttctcaaaatctacATCCTTAGCAAGTGCTTTCCCTCTTGAATGAACCTATAAATAGAAAAGGCTTTTACACGCACCATAACAGGAATCATTTACTAGCTACGATTAAATTCTGAGAAAATTGATATAAGAGATTAAATTACGTCTGCAACTTGTAGAATGGGCCCTAGTAACAGTAGAAGACCATTTCAAAATCATGAAGAAATTAATTAGTTATGCAGTATAAATATTCAGGTGCTTGAATTTTTTGCAATGGCACCTTGACTAGGCATACTCATTCTTACAGATGTAAGATATGAACCTATTGAATAATTTTGATGAAAAACACGTTGGCAAATTTGTGTTTAGCTACAGTTAGCAGATCATTGATTCCATGTAACCCATACAACTTGCTGTCGGTAGTTGCAACATTGAAATTAAAATGACTGAACGTAATCAAGAGACGAGAAAGGACAAGAATAGCCATTAAATTTAAACTAAAATTTAAGCTGAACCAAACCATCTGAAAAGAGGTGATCTGCAACACAATTTACACCTGAAACAGTAAATACGAATGGTTTTGCAATCCCTCATAGAGTCTCCATGTACTTTCCTTTTATCTTGTAAAAAATCCTTGCAATAGTAGTGTTTTATCTTCCAATTCACAGTTTGTCTCTTGCTTAATTTGCAGATGTCACTATGCTAGATGATTATTACTAATTTACTACCTCTCAATCCAAACCTCTTACCGTGCTTTCTTGATTTTATGTATGCTGATATCCTGAGCACAGGCTGTAAGTGCTTTTTGGGTTAATAGATTTTACTCATGTTTCTGGAAAAAGAATCCAAACCTCCTCGAGAGGGTAACCACTTTCCGTCACACAATTTGTAACAAAGTGGTCAAatgaaatattgatttaatattgaaGCTATTTGAGGGCAACTGTGAAGTAGTAAAGCTTTCACATCAAAGACATAACATAAATTGGTTGTCACCCATACAAGGTATAATCTGATGATAACCTCATAAACTCCGCAATTGTCATTTTGGACCATAGGCTTGGAAATACTTCACCCTATAATACTTTTCAGACATGTGTTATCACAGAGCAGTTTTGGAACACTTCATCCTTATTATTTTGCAACACAAAGATAGTTTAGGTAGCAGTTGCCTAACCTTGGATGGTAGTAGTCAAGCTAAAATAAAGGTTCTCAACAAAATCACATAGCTTGATCAAAGACTTATTGGAAGAAAAACCAATAATCTTAAATAACTGATTTCAAAGAATTAAAAACTACAAGTTAAAACTTCTTTAAATGGTTCAGACACTTTCTGCAGAACTTAACAAGAAGCCATAATTTCTCAACTATTTGGGTCACCTACATGGATAATTCCTACCATTGAGCAAGGATGATCCAGCAAGAAAATAGTAATAGTGTGTGTCAAATGTAAAAAACTGCATCTTTGTTTAGCATTCAGCTATCTGTcatcatataatataaaataaacattCAAAAATCATCTTGATCATACTAAAGCGGACAATGGACTAAACCTAGATCCAGATGAAATTTTTTTCCAGTAATACATTAATCCAATATTCAAGTACCAGAAAAAAGAAGATGAATGAAAAGCTCCAAGCAAGAACTTTGACACAAAAAGCACTTCATGAATTTGCACTGAAAATGGTAGCTGAAGCCTCATTATTGTGGATCACTAACAAGCTTAACAATTTTTATATCACATACTTTCATTAGAGCCTCCGATTCCATGAATTGATTTCAAaaggcaaaaaaagaaaagaaaaaaaaaatcaagtttgaCGAAGAAATCCTAATTTTAGCACAACTAAGCAACTCTAGGAAGCAAGATTTTATAATTTGTAATTAATTCAGAAGATCCATCGATCATGGAGCAAGATTTTAACATGCAATTACTTTTGATGCTTCAAAAAATATGTTATGGAATCGGGTCATCGAACATCTACTTATTGTGGTACATGCACAACTTATCAAAATCTAAGCATCAACAAGCAAAAACATAAATATCAATAACCAAGAGGTATTTTATCAAACATCTACATAAATATCATTAACAATTAAAGAATTTATGAGTTAAGCTATCGCCAACAGACCTGCAGGATCTTCACTCTGCCAGCAACATCAGGTCTATCAACTGTGACCTGCCGATCAAACCTCCCAGGCCTCAGCAAAGCCGAATCCAGCACATCTGGCCTGTTAGTCGCTGCCAGTACTATCACTCCACTGTTCCCCGAGAACCCATCCATCTCCGTCAAGAGCTGATTGATAGTCTGCTCCCTCTCATCATTGCCACCGCCAAGCCCAGCTCCTCTCTGCCTTCCCACCGCATCAATTTCATCGATGAAAACAATGCACGGTGCCTTAGCCTTTGCTTTCTCAAACAGATCCCGGACCCTCGACGCCCCCACTCCCACAAATAGCTCCACGAACTCGGACGCTGCACACGAGAAGAACGGGACTCCGGCCTCTCCAGCCACCGCCCTGGCCAGCAGCGTCTTGCCGGTACCCGGCGGACCCACCAAGAGACAACCTTTAGGAATCTTCGCCCCCAAAGCCGTATACTTGTCCGGGTTCTTCAAGAAGTCCACCACTTCCTGCAACTCAAGTTTGGCCTGGTCGGCTCCGGCGACATCAGCGAAGGTGACACCGGTCTCCGGAACCTCCTGGAACTTAGATTTGGACCGGCCAAAGTCCATCGGCCCGCCAAGCCCACCCGGCCCGCCCCCAGGTCCCCCCTGGGACCGGCGGAAGAGGAAAAAGAGACCGGCAAAGGCGAGAAAGGGGAAGATCAGATTCCCGATGAAATTAAACAGCCCATTGCCGGCGTCCCCCTCCGAGACCGAGATGTCCACGCCGTTCATCGCCAGGATGTCGATCAGGTCGGGATCGTTGGGGACGATGACGGCGGCCCGGCGGCCATCGACAGCCGTGAGCTGAAGCACCCCGCCGTCCTTGCTGAAGCGGACGCGCTCGACCTTGCCCTTCTTGACGGCATCGAGGAACTCGCTGTAGCGCCACTGGGAGCCCTCGGGGAGGTCCGAGGACGTCTGCGGCCTGGGGGCCGTGAGGAGGGACTGGGCGAAGGGGTTGTCGGGCTTGGAGGCGGCATCGAACTGGACGGCGGGCGGCGAAGGGGGAGGCGGGACCGGGGCGACGTCCTCGGCGATGGCGACCGGGGGGAGGGAGGAAAGGAGGAAGGCGGCGGCCGCGGCAACGGAAGGGGACAGGGTGAGGCGGTTGTCGTTGCTATTCTTGTTGCGATCGAGGAGTGATCGAATGGAGTTGGTTCGTCTCGGGAGGAGAAGGAGGGAAGGGTTGGGCGTGGATTTCGGACGGAGTCTGGTGCCGAATAGAGTGGAGGTGAGGAGATGGCTTGCGGAAGCCATTGTAGCGAAGCGAAGCAAATCCGTGTGCGAGTCTATCTCTACGGGGATCGATCGTTCTTATTGCGACACGATTGCTGTGGAGTTTTGGATGTGTGTAGGGGGTGCGTCTACGTGGAGTCGATTGTGGCCAATCGTTTTGATATTTGGGGATTGGAGTGACAATGAGACGACGGAACGAAAGACACAAAGAAAAGCGTGCCAGCGAGGAAAACGAACATTAATTGTGTTGTGCGGTGAGCCACGTCGAGGCATTCGTTATGGCAGTTTCTTGTTTTCACTTGGAGTCATAGTCATTTCCAAgcagtaaattatatatatatatatatatatatatatatatatatatatagtggaattccataatttatatatgAGATCGTGATATCAGTGAATTTTGCAATAAATTTTGGCCGTTGTTACTTTTaatgaatgaaaaaaaaatccatgaatgACAGGTGTTATATTTTGATGGGATGTAATTCATAATATAGCATTAGCATTTAAGTATTTTCAATATAATATCCGAACCAAatgtgatttataaaaaaattatcaaacatcAATTTACATTAAAATATGCATTAAACCCTATCCAATAATTTAGTGAAGATGGGACCACTAGTTCACTTGGCCAAATGCTATGTATAGGAGCCCACCTAAGGTTATTGGATAAGTCACTAATTTAATTGAGTTTGAATCATTAGCCTAAGTTAATAACAATAAACTCAATGTGAAATTAAATTTGAGGGATTGCATATGCTTCTGTTGTGATATGTTGGAGAAGGTTGTGAAATTTGTTCAGGAACAAATTGATGAACTTGTGGGGGTACTGTTAGGATTTTTTTTTGagctatttattaagtctgtttaatcCAGTTATTTACTGTGTTGTGTCCGTTTGATTTAGTTAGAATTagataaagatttatttaatatttatttattattaagagtccaaatcCTTATGGAccataggtggaactctataaatagtgatataattatttttatcaatcaatcaataaaatgttATTCTAATACGTGGACAAATCCTAGGAAGTCAATCGTCTTGAAGTGATCATCcatttttcttccatttcttctctttttttcgaTAAAaccttaggatct
Above is a genomic segment from Musa acuminata AAA Group cultivar baxijiao chromosome BXJ3-4, Cavendish_Baxijiao_AAA, whole genome shotgun sequence containing:
- the LOC135635745 gene encoding GDSL esterase/lipase At5g55050-like, which translates into the protein MRPVLHLLLLLLLPLLLAVVVSAEPKVPAVYVFGDSTADVGNNNYLPGDDAKANFPHYGIDFPHQRPTGRFSNGYNGVDFMAIHMGFRRSPPPYLSIVNETHTPILRGLRGVNFASGGSGILDTTGSTITMTKQVQDFAALASNIVSHTNASRAKYLLSRSVFLISSGGNDVFAFFFATNSSPSAAETQQFYDAMVANYSVHLKALYDLGARKFAFIDVPPIGCCPYSRSQHPLGACIDGLNGLAKGVNDRIKLLLANLSSELDGVRYTIGSSYNVVLSMIADPAGVGYKDVKSACCGGGKLGAEAGCSPNTTYCRNRNQYLFWDRIHPTHATSARAGLAFYGGSLEFAAPINLKQLVEE
- the LOC103980648 gene encoding ATP-dependent zinc metalloprotease FTSH 1, chloroplastic, with product MASASHLLTSTLFGTRLRPKSTPNPSLLLLPRRTNSIRSLLDRNKNSNDNRLTLSPSVAAAAAFLLSSLPPVAIAEDVAPVPPPPSPPAVQFDAASKPDNPFAQSLLTAPRPQTSSDLPEGSQWRYSEFLDAVKKGKVERVRFSKDGGVLQLTAVDGRRAAVIVPNDPDLIDILAMNGVDISVSEGDAGNGLFNFIGNLIFPFLAFAGLFFLFRRSQGGPGGGPGGLGGPMDFGRSKSKFQEVPETGVTFADVAGADQAKLELQEVVDFLKNPDKYTALGAKIPKGCLLVGPPGTGKTLLARAVAGEAGVPFFSCAASEFVELFVGVGASRVRDLFEKAKAKAPCIVFIDEIDAVGRQRGAGLGGGNDEREQTINQLLTEMDGFSGNSGVIVLAATNRPDVLDSALLRPGRFDRQVTVDRPDVAGRVKILQVHSRGKALAKDVDFEKIARRTPGFTGADLQNLMNEAAILAARRDLKEISKDEISDALERIIAGPEKKNAVVSDEKKKLVAYHEAGHALVGALMPEYDPVAKISIIPRGQAGGLTFFAPSEERLESGLYSRSYLENQMAVALGGRVAEEVIFGQENVTTGASNDFMQVSRVARQMVERFGFSKKIGQVAIGGSGGNPFLGQQMSTQKDYSMATADVVDAEVRELVERAYSRAKQIITTHSDILHKLAQLLIEKETVDGDEFMSLFIDGKAELYVA